The Collimonas fungivorans Ter331 genome has a segment encoding these proteins:
- a CDS encoding phage tail protein, translated as MAEYYVGQIMLSGFNFAPRGFAACNGQLMPISQNQALFSLLGTMYGGNGQTTFALPNLQGSTPVHAGSSADPNWQPAPYIQGQLAGVENVTLQPGQLPVHNHLANATATAGSIKNPTNTLYGGSGTEALYGQAAGPQVTLALQTVASAGGNGVHNNMQPFRVLNFSIALSGVFPPRN; from the coding sequence ATGGCTGAATACTATGTTGGACAAATCATGCTGAGCGGTTTCAATTTTGCACCGCGCGGTTTTGCTGCCTGCAATGGGCAGCTCATGCCGATCAGCCAGAACCAGGCGCTGTTCTCGCTGCTTGGGACCATGTATGGCGGCAACGGGCAAACCACCTTCGCCTTGCCAAATTTGCAAGGAAGCACACCGGTCCATGCGGGCTCCTCGGCTGACCCTAACTGGCAACCGGCGCCGTATATACAGGGACAATTGGCAGGCGTTGAAAACGTCACCCTGCAGCCGGGGCAACTTCCCGTGCATAACCATCTGGCGAACGCCACCGCTACAGCCGGGTCGATCAAGAATCCTACCAACACGCTGTACGGCGGCAGCGGCACGGAAGCGCTGTACGGCCAGGCCGCCGGCCCTCAGGTAACGCTGGCTCTGCAAACCGTCGCCTCCGCCGGCGGCAACGGTGTGCACAACAACATGCAGCCGTTCCGGGTCCTGAATTTCAGCATTGCCCTCTCTGGCGTTTTTCCGCCTCGCAACTAG
- a CDS encoding phage tail protein, whose amino-acid sequence MTTPFVGEIRLLAFQRTPSGWFACDGSQQSISEYEVLYTLLGTTFGGDGVTTFGLPDMRGQVPLHQGTGNGLSPRVIGQQGGSESVTLISGSMPAHTHSFAATTALANATTPAATLELAAAAGNDKTYTSSLAGLNPFAMSPASTSTAGNTLPHENTMPTLTVSFCIAWAGVFPSQS is encoded by the coding sequence ATGACCACACCATTTGTAGGTGAGATCCGCCTGCTCGCCTTTCAACGTACCCCGAGCGGCTGGTTTGCCTGCGACGGCAGCCAGCAGTCGATTTCGGAATATGAAGTCCTGTATACATTGCTGGGAACCACCTTCGGCGGCGACGGCGTCACCACCTTCGGCTTGCCCGACATGCGCGGCCAGGTGCCGCTCCACCAAGGAACCGGCAACGGCCTGTCGCCTCGGGTAATCGGCCAGCAAGGCGGCAGTGAAAGCGTCACTCTGATATCCGGCAGCATGCCGGCCCACACCCATTCGTTTGCTGCCACCACCGCCCTGGCCAACGCCACGACGCCGGCAGCCACCCTTGAACTGGCCGCCGCCGCAGGCAACGACAAGACGTATACCAGCAGCCTGGCCGGACTCAATCCGTTTGCCATGTCGCCGGCGTCCACTTCGACGGCCGGCAACACCCTGCCGCACGAGAACACCATGCCGACGCTGACCGTATCGTTTTGCATTGCCTGGGCCGGGGTTTTTCCGTCGCAGTCGTAA
- a CDS encoding phage tail protein, which produces MTTPFLGEIQIFGFNFAPAGWAQCNGATLPIQQYSALFSLLGTNYGGNGTTTFQLPNFAGRAACSQGQGPGLTPRTVGETFGTNQVSLGLGEMPGHSHAVNVYHQTNATLQANVPDNGYGLTGPANTSPFVPTPTANTTFAPTVIGTAGGSQPHENRQPLLPLNFCIALQGVFPAFD; this is translated from the coding sequence GTGACCACACCATTCCTGGGTGAAATCCAGATTTTCGGCTTCAACTTCGCGCCTGCAGGCTGGGCCCAATGCAACGGCGCCACACTGCCGATCCAGCAATATAGCGCCTTGTTTTCCCTGCTTGGAACCAACTATGGCGGCAATGGCACGACTACTTTCCAGCTGCCGAACTTTGCCGGACGCGCGGCATGCAGCCAAGGGCAAGGCCCGGGACTGACTCCGCGCACCGTCGGCGAAACTTTCGGCACCAATCAAGTTAGCCTGGGGCTCGGCGAAATGCCTGGCCACTCCCATGCCGTCAACGTTTATCACCAGACCAATGCGACGCTGCAGGCTAACGTTCCGGACAATGGTTATGGTTTGACCGGGCCGGCCAATACTTCGCCGTTTGTACCGACGCCAACAGCAAACACGACTTTTGCGCCGACCGTCATCGGCACCGCCGGCGGCAGCCAGCCGCACGAAAACCGCCAGCCGCTGCTGCCTTTGAATTTCTGCATTGCGTTGCAAGGTGTATTCCCCGCCTTCGACTGA
- a CDS encoding GNAT family N-acetyltransferase produces MYSPPSTDPGLAALPAFPAGAVPETPAVLRQRGVVLRPCTTADIAFLRDLYRQLRAEELAPLPWPQAQKNIFLDSQFALQHRHYLNHYPDADFCLVESAAQPIGRLYLWRQTPQHLVIDISLLPQWRNGGIGTALIHGAQQLAQRDEADLNLHVDQRNGAARRLYERLGFTATEEDGPYTGMRWQAA; encoded by the coding sequence GTGTATTCCCCGCCTTCGACTGATCCCGGACTTGCTGCGCTGCCGGCCTTCCCGGCCGGCGCAGTTCCGGAAACACCAGCGGTGCTGCGCCAGCGCGGCGTCGTCCTGCGCCCTTGCACAACCGCGGATATCGCATTCCTGCGCGACCTGTACCGCCAGCTGCGCGCCGAAGAACTGGCGCCGCTGCCATGGCCGCAAGCGCAAAAGAATATTTTTCTCGACAGCCAGTTCGCGCTGCAGCACCGCCATTACCTGAACCATTACCCGGACGCGGATTTCTGCCTGGTTGAATCGGCAGCGCAGCCGATAGGACGCCTGTACCTGTGGCGGCAAACGCCGCAGCACCTGGTCATCGATATCAGCCTGTTGCCGCAGTGGCGCAATGGCGGCATCGGCACTGCCCTGATTCACGGCGCCCAGCAACTGGCGCAGAGGGATGAAGCAGATTTGAATTTGCACGTCGACCAGCGCAACGGCGCTGCCCGGCGTCTCTATGAACGGCTTGGATTTACTGCGACGGAGGAGGACGGCCCATATACCGGCATGCGCTGGCAGGCGGCATAA
- a CDS encoding DUF6916 family protein: MDILTLEHFAARVNETFYSVGDGNAPFVLVEVKPLAAPTLAGMLRAPFSLLFRNGSPILFTQKIFQMKHEAIGEVGIFLVPVARDQEGFLYQAVFN; this comes from the coding sequence ATGGATATCCTCACGCTGGAACATTTTGCCGCGCGCGTTAATGAGACTTTTTATTCCGTGGGCGACGGCAATGCGCCTTTCGTGCTGGTCGAAGTGAAACCGTTGGCGGCGCCTACCCTGGCGGGCATGCTGCGGGCGCCGTTCAGTCTGTTGTTCCGGAATGGTTCGCCTATTTTGTTCACCCAGAAAATCTTCCAGATGAAACATGAAGCCATCGGTGAAGTAGGTATTTTCCTGGTGCCGGTGGCGCGCGACCAGGAAGGTTTTCTGTATCAGGCGGTATTCAACTAG
- a CDS encoding cupin-like domain-containing protein, which translates to MTQILGPAFTLVDEIDALQLAQEGGFGERTGPLLVKGALRNWPAQENWSFEKMAQLRNKDGSEPARKFQNGLVEQGETQERPLLPIAPYLRELAALATEPVSDEAGLLPNRRRLQLQPGEQFHLNWAHMQSFTPHQNYLAQWSILEDFPQLRSDFDIRSLWPGWRWTWESVFMGPANTHTGLHRDVPNNWFCQARGVKEFVMFQPSEEAFMRPSKKYDWGATLSSINIARFDEHPEQLRDLEQAKGLYARVEQGDALFIPKRTWHAVVSLAPSISLAVFGLTAKEILLSGVPTATKDLLHNMHLYRWGHCICHKHLA; encoded by the coding sequence ATGACACAGATATTAGGTCCGGCATTCACGCTGGTGGATGAAATCGACGCGTTGCAACTGGCGCAAGAGGGCGGCTTCGGGGAAAGGACCGGACCCTTGCTGGTGAAGGGCGCGCTGCGCAACTGGCCGGCGCAGGAAAACTGGTCTTTTGAAAAGATGGCGCAGTTGCGCAATAAAGACGGTTCGGAACCGGCCCGGAAATTCCAGAATGGGCTGGTGGAGCAAGGCGAAACCCAGGAACGGCCGCTGCTGCCGATAGCGCCGTACCTGCGCGAGCTTGCCGCGCTGGCGACTGAGCCGGTCAGCGACGAGGCGGGCCTGCTGCCGAACCGGCGACGCCTGCAATTGCAGCCAGGCGAGCAGTTCCATCTTAACTGGGCGCACATGCAATCGTTTACGCCGCACCAGAATTACCTGGCGCAATGGAGCATCCTGGAAGATTTCCCGCAGCTGCGCAGCGATTTCGACATCCGCAGCTTGTGGCCGGGCTGGCGCTGGACCTGGGAATCGGTGTTCATGGGGCCTGCCAATACGCATACGGGACTGCACCGCGACGTGCCCAACAACTGGTTTTGCCAGGCGCGCGGGGTCAAGGAATTTGTCATGTTCCAGCCGTCGGAAGAGGCGTTCATGCGGCCGTCGAAAAAATACGACTGGGGCGCCACCCTGAGTTCGATCAACATTGCACGTTTCGATGAGCACCCGGAACAGCTGCGCGACCTGGAGCAGGCCAAAGGGCTGTATGCACGGGTAGAGCAGGGCGACGCCTTGTTCATACCGAAACGGACCTGGCACGCGGTAGTGTCGCTGGCGCCGTCGATCAGCCTGGCGGTATTCGGCCTGACCGCGAAGGAAATCCTGTTGAGCGGCGTGCCGACCGCGACCAAGGACCTGCTGCACAACATGCATCTGTACCGCTGGGGGCATTGCATCTGCCACAAGCATCTGGCGTAG
- a CDS encoding YbjQ family protein, with amino-acid sequence MLVVTTENISGYRVKEVKGQVFGLVVRSRGLAGNIMAGLRSIVGGEITEYTQLLEEARRHAVDRMVKNAHSMGGNAVVMMRFDSSEMGQTMSEIVAYGTAVVVEPVAP; translated from the coding sequence ATGCTTGTAGTTACTACGGAAAACATCTCGGGTTACCGGGTCAAGGAAGTCAAAGGCCAGGTATTCGGGCTGGTGGTGCGCAGCCGCGGCCTGGCGGGCAACATCATGGCTGGGCTGCGCTCGATAGTGGGCGGTGAAATCACCGAATATACGCAATTGCTCGAGGAAGCGCGCCGCCATGCAGTTGACCGCATGGTCAAGAACGCTCATAGCATGGGCGGCAACGCGGTGGTGATGATGCGTTTCGATTCCTCGGAAATGGGGCAGACCATGAGCGAGATCGTGGCATATGGCACGGCAGTCGTGGTTGAGCCGGTTGCGCCTTAA
- a CDS encoding NADP-dependent oxidoreductase: MQTTYQNQQWFYVKRPDGRVGNEHYELRKTELDGNLSANEVILRARIVSVDPYIRIQQHERNTYDVPHPLGIVQRAGVVGEVVASASPLFQAGDWVSAYSGWQLYARCHQSELTKLDPGAAPVSTALGVLGMPGRTAWFGLTEAGRPRPGDTLLVSGAAGAVGSLVAQFGKRAGCRVIGIAGGPEKCKFLTETLELDGAVDYRAHTTPAALSAAIQAATGGVDIYFDNVGGPITDAVIPLIKRRARIIICGAISQYDGGLDTPDLGPRFLQHMLFQRATIQGILARDFAHRMDEMLAIVAPWVKSGQIVFQETYVDGFEQLPEALNSLFEGKNTGKLLVRV; this comes from the coding sequence ATGCAAACCACCTACCAGAACCAGCAATGGTTTTACGTCAAGCGTCCCGACGGGCGCGTCGGCAACGAGCATTACGAGCTGCGTAAAACCGAGCTGGACGGCAATCTCTCGGCCAATGAAGTGATCCTGCGCGCCAGGATCGTCAGCGTCGATCCCTATATCCGCATCCAGCAGCATGAGCGCAATACCTACGACGTGCCGCATCCGCTCGGCATCGTCCAGCGCGCCGGCGTGGTGGGCGAGGTGGTGGCTTCTGCCAGTCCGCTGTTCCAGGCGGGCGATTGGGTGTCGGCGTACAGCGGCTGGCAGCTTTATGCGCGTTGCCATCAGAGCGAACTGACCAAGCTGGATCCAGGTGCGGCGCCGGTTTCCACGGCGCTGGGCGTGCTTGGCATGCCGGGCCGGACTGCCTGGTTCGGCTTGACCGAGGCCGGGCGTCCGCGTCCAGGCGATACCTTGCTGGTGTCCGGCGCTGCCGGCGCGGTCGGCTCGCTGGTGGCGCAGTTCGGCAAACGCGCCGGCTGCCGCGTGATCGGCATTGCCGGCGGGCCTGAAAAATGCAAATTCCTTACCGAGACGCTGGAGCTTGACGGCGCCGTCGACTATCGTGCGCATACCACGCCAGCGGCGCTGAGCGCTGCGATCCAGGCTGCCACCGGCGGCGTCGATATCTATTTTGACAATGTCGGCGGCCCGATTACCGACGCCGTCATCCCGCTGATCAAGCGGCGCGCGCGCATCATCATCTGCGGCGCCATCAGCCAGTACGACGGCGGCCTGGATACGCCCGACCTTGGGCCGCGTTTCCTGCAGCATATGCTGTTCCAGCGGGCGACCATCCAAGGCATCCTGGCGCGCGACTTCGCCCATCGCATGGATGAAATGCTGGCGATCGTGGCGCCGTGGGTGAAAAGCGGCCAGATTGTTTTCCAGGAAACCTATGTCGACGGTTTCGAGCAGTTGCCGGAAGCGCTCAACAGCCTGTTCGAAGGAAAGAATACCGGCAAGCTGCTGGTCCGGGTTTAA
- a CDS encoding efflux transporter outer membrane subunit has product MKPIMSYPFRKSLSCLGMAGLLAACAAGPDFQAPPAPVVPQYTAGVQPLATVSSAGAGGGAQHFDPGMDIPAQWWTLFHSPQLDALVREALANSPSIVQAKAALRQASENLGGQIGATRYPQVDLQVGGVRQQIDTAALGIPNVPQAGPFTLYNASLDVSYTVDVFGADTRMLEGLQAQVDNQAAELQAARLTLAGNVVTAAIRHASLHAQIASTGQMLQLQRQQLGIMEQRLAAGGIAERDLKNQRTLVAQSEAALPALLQQQAQTSHQLAVYLGKAPAQADMPPLDLDSLTLPDRLPLSLPSALARQRPDIRAAEATLHQASAQVGVASANLYPQLTLSGSVGTEQGRIADLADSLNVWNIGLNLMQPLFHGGELRAKKRAAVAAYDAAAASYQQTVLQALQQVADSLRALENDAKVLQARAQAAENAQGSLAITSRQYQAGGVSHLSLLDAQRQGLQTALDRTVAQAARYADTAALLQALGGGWWNTVASDQP; this is encoded by the coding sequence ATGAAACCAATCATGAGTTATCCGTTCCGCAAATCCTTGTCGTGCCTGGGCATGGCCGGTTTGCTGGCGGCCTGTGCCGCCGGTCCCGATTTCCAGGCGCCGCCGGCGCCTGTCGTGCCGCAATACACGGCGGGTGTGCAACCGCTGGCGACCGTCTCCAGCGCGGGAGCCGGCGGCGGCGCCCAGCATTTCGACCCCGGCATGGACATCCCGGCGCAGTGGTGGACCTTGTTCCATTCGCCGCAACTGGACGCGCTGGTGCGCGAGGCGCTGGCCAACAGCCCTTCGATAGTCCAGGCAAAAGCTGCCTTGCGCCAGGCCAGCGAAAACCTGGGCGGCCAGATCGGCGCTACCCGTTATCCCCAGGTCGACCTGCAGGTGGGCGGAGTGCGCCAACAGATCGATACCGCTGCGCTCGGCATTCCCAATGTGCCGCAGGCAGGACCGTTTACACTGTATAACGCGTCTCTCGACGTTTCCTATACGGTCGACGTTTTTGGCGCCGATACGCGCATGCTGGAAGGTTTGCAGGCGCAGGTGGACAACCAGGCCGCCGAATTGCAGGCGGCGCGGCTGACGCTGGCCGGCAATGTGGTCACTGCGGCTATCCGCCATGCTTCACTGCATGCACAAATCGCCAGCACAGGACAGATGCTGCAACTGCAGCGCCAGCAGCTCGGCATCATGGAACAGCGCCTGGCCGCCGGCGGCATCGCCGAACGCGACCTCAAGAACCAGCGTACGCTGGTGGCGCAGAGCGAAGCGGCGCTGCCGGCGCTGCTGCAGCAGCAAGCGCAAACCAGTCATCAGCTGGCTGTCTACCTCGGGAAGGCGCCGGCGCAGGCCGACATGCCGCCGCTGGACCTGGACAGCCTGACGTTGCCGGACAGGTTGCCGCTGAGCCTGCCTTCGGCGCTGGCGCGCCAGCGGCCCGATATCCGTGCGGCCGAAGCAACGCTGCACCAGGCCAGCGCCCAGGTGGGCGTGGCCAGCGCCAATCTTTATCCGCAGCTCACCTTGTCCGGCAGCGTGGGAACGGAGCAAGGCCGGATCGCCGACCTGGCCGACAGCCTCAACGTCTGGAACATCGGCCTCAATCTGATGCAGCCGCTGTTCCATGGCGGCGAGCTGCGCGCCAAGAAACGTGCCGCCGTTGCTGCCTACGACGCGGCGGCGGCGAGTTATCAGCAGACCGTATTGCAGGCCTTGCAGCAGGTGGCGGACAGCTTGCGCGCATTGGAGAATGACGCCAAGGTTTTGCAGGCGAGGGCGCAAGCCGCGGAGAATGCCCAAGGCAGCCTGGCGATCACCTCGCGCCAGTACCAGGCGGGCGGCGTCAGCCATCTCAGTTTGCTGGATGCGCAACGCCAGGGGCTGCAAACCGCGCTGGATCGCACTGTCGCGCAAGCAGCGCGATATGCCGACACCGCGGCATTGCTGCAAGCCTTGGGCGGCGGCTGGTGGAATACTGTAGCGTCCGATCAGCCCTGA
- a CDS encoding ABC transporter permease, which yields MSGFAGFSGFSFMRWWSIVLKEFLQLMRDRVTVRMITVIPIMQMLLFGFAINSDPKHMPTAVISADHSEFTRTFIAAMKASDYFDIVAELPNEAAGRTALAQGKVLFVLNIPADFTRSLLRGERPALLVEADATDPTATGMALAALPQLVQSVANKDLKGALARFSGGAPAFDVQVQRLYNPEGVTQYNVVPGLMGVILSMTMVMMTGLSMTRERERGTMENLLATPVSPVEVMTGKIMPYIAIGLIQASIILLGARFMFHVPFAGSVLAIYLAALLFIAASLTVGITLSSIAQNQLQAMQLTMFYFLPNILLSGFMFPFQGMPKWAQFIGNLLPLTYFNRLIRGILLKGNGWIDLWPNVWPLMLFTLIVMGIALRFYRRTLD from the coding sequence ATGAGCGGGTTTGCCGGTTTTTCGGGGTTTTCATTCATGCGCTGGTGGAGCATCGTGCTCAAGGAATTCCTGCAGCTGATGCGCGACCGCGTCACGGTGCGCATGATCACGGTGATTCCGATCATGCAGATGCTGCTGTTCGGTTTCGCCATCAACAGCGATCCGAAGCACATGCCGACCGCAGTCATCAGCGCCGACCATAGTGAATTCACACGCACCTTCATCGCCGCCATGAAAGCGTCCGACTATTTCGACATCGTGGCCGAGTTGCCGAACGAGGCCGCCGGCCGCACCGCGCTGGCGCAAGGAAAAGTGCTGTTCGTGCTGAATATTCCTGCCGATTTCACCCGCAGCCTGCTGCGCGGCGAACGGCCGGCGCTGCTGGTCGAAGCCGACGCCACCGATCCTACCGCCACCGGCATGGCGCTGGCGGCCTTGCCGCAGCTGGTGCAATCGGTGGCCAACAAGGACTTGAAGGGCGCGCTGGCCAGGTTCAGCGGCGGCGCGCCGGCCTTCGATGTGCAGGTGCAGCGGCTGTATAACCCGGAGGGCGTGACCCAGTACAACGTCGTGCCGGGATTGATGGGCGTGATCCTGTCGATGACGATGGTGATGATGACCGGCTTGTCGATGACCCGCGAGCGCGAGCGCGGCACCATGGAAAACCTGCTGGCGACGCCGGTGTCGCCGGTGGAAGTCATGACCGGCAAGATCATGCCCTATATCGCGATCGGCCTGATCCAGGCCAGCATCATCCTGCTCGGCGCGCGTTTCATGTTCCATGTGCCGTTTGCCGGCAGCGTGCTGGCGATTTACCTGGCGGCGCTGCTGTTCATTGCCGCCAGCCTCACAGTCGGCATCACCTTGTCGTCGATCGCGCAAAACCAGTTGCAGGCCATGCAGCTGACCATGTTCTACTTCTTGCCGAATATCCTGTTGTCGGGTTTCATGTTTCCGTTCCAGGGCATGCCGAAATGGGCGCAATTCATCGGCAACCTGCTGCCGCTGACTTATTTCAACCGCCTGATACGCGGCATCCTGCTCAAGGGCAACGGCTGGATCGACCTCTGGCCCAATGTCTGGCCGCTGATGCTGTTTACCCTGATCGTGATGGGCATCGCGCTGCGCTTTTACCGGCGCACGCTGGATTGA
- a CDS encoding ABC transporter ATP-binding protein, with protein MTAPTASANKTNGDLVVDVDRINKHFGSKHVVKDLSLQVRRGEIFGFLGPNGSGKTTSIRMMCGLLTPDSGHGTCMGFDIIKQSGEIKRRVGYMTQKFSYWDDLSIRENLDFVARIYEMKNRKEVVDQSLEKLGLASRAKQLAGSLSGGWKQRLALAASMLHQPELLLLDEPTAGVDPAARRDFWEELHRLAAEGISVLVSTHYMDEAERCHKLAYLAYGQLLVQGTAAEVVAGQGLTTWAIYNKRDSDIHDNKLVGLSQQLHNQPGVDQLVVFGTSLHVCGKDAALLEKTLRQMTEGQGLRMEQIDTSLEDVFIYMMNRSADNFGDQP; from the coding sequence ATGACGGCGCCGACCGCTAGCGCGAACAAAACCAACGGCGACCTGGTGGTCGATGTCGATCGCATCAACAAACACTTCGGCAGCAAGCATGTGGTGAAAGACCTTTCGCTGCAGGTGCGGCGCGGCGAGATCTTCGGTTTCCTGGGGCCGAACGGCAGCGGCAAGACTACTTCGATCCGGATGATGTGCGGTTTGCTGACTCCCGATTCGGGCCATGGCACTTGCATGGGTTTCGATATCATCAAGCAAAGCGGCGAGATCAAGCGCCGGGTCGGCTATATGACGCAGAAATTCTCCTACTGGGACGATCTCAGCATCCGCGAGAACCTCGATTTCGTCGCTCGCATCTATGAAATGAAGAACCGCAAGGAAGTGGTCGACCAGAGCCTGGAGAAACTGGGGCTGGCCAGCCGCGCCAAACAGTTGGCCGGCTCCTTGTCCGGCGGCTGGAAACAAAGGCTGGCGCTGGCTGCCAGCATGCTACACCAGCCGGAACTGCTGTTGCTGGACGAGCCCACCGCCGGCGTCGATCCGGCCGCGCGCCGCGATTTCTGGGAAGAGCTGCACAGGCTGGCGGCCGAGGGCATCAGCGTCTTGGTCAGCACCCATTACATGGACGAGGCCGAGCGCTGCCACAAACTGGCCTACCTGGCTTACGGCCAGTTGCTGGTGCAGGGTACGGCTGCCGAAGTTGTCGCCGGGCAGGGCTTGACTACCTGGGCCATCTACAACAAGCGCGACAGCGATATCCACGACAACAAGCTGGTCGGCCTGTCCCAGCAGCTGCACAACCAGCCCGGGGTAGACCAGCTGGTGGTGTTCGGCACCTCCTTGCACGTGTGCGGCAAGGACGCCGCGCTGCTGGAGAAAACCTTGCGCCAGATGACCGAGGGCCAGGGTTTGCGCATGGAGCAGATAGACACCAGCCTGGAAGATGTCTTCATCTACATGATGAACCGTTCGGCCGACAATTTCGGAGACCAGCCATGA
- a CDS encoding HlyD family secretion protein, whose amino-acid sequence MPPSLARRFLRSSTLVLAVLGYLALAACTPSNDNDWQGYVEGEYVYIASSQAGRLDRLSVLRGQQVALGAPVFMLESGDEAAAQRQAQHQLSAAEAQLADIKSGKRPQEQEITRAQLAQAQTTATKAALQLSRDQIQFQAGGIAKQQLDDSRAAAETAAAQVRQWQSQLAVDRLPNREAQVRAQQAQVAAAQAVLEQADWKLAQKNVTATRSGLVFDTMYREGEWVAAGSPVLRMLPPENVKIRFFVPETVLGRLQVNQAVTLGCDGCQANVAAHISYISTESEYNPPIIYSNQSRAKLVYMIEARPAPADALKLHPGQPLEVRLP is encoded by the coding sequence ATGCCGCCCAGCCTTGCCAGACGTTTTCTGCGATCTTCGACACTTGTGCTTGCGGTTTTGGGCTATCTGGCCTTGGCGGCCTGCACGCCGAGCAACGACAACGACTGGCAGGGATACGTGGAAGGCGAGTATGTCTATATCGCCTCGTCGCAAGCCGGCCGCCTCGATCGCCTGTCGGTCTTGCGCGGACAGCAGGTGGCGTTGGGCGCGCCGGTGTTCATGCTGGAATCGGGCGATGAAGCCGCCGCCCAGCGCCAGGCCCAGCACCAGCTGAGCGCGGCCGAGGCGCAACTGGCCGATATCAAGAGCGGCAAGCGGCCTCAGGAGCAGGAAATAACGCGCGCGCAACTGGCCCAGGCCCAGACCACAGCCACAAAGGCCGCGCTCCAGCTCAGCCGTGACCAGATCCAGTTCCAGGCTGGCGGCATCGCCAAACAGCAACTGGACGATTCACGCGCCGCCGCCGAGACCGCCGCGGCGCAAGTCAGACAATGGCAAAGCCAGCTGGCGGTGGATCGTTTGCCCAACCGCGAGGCGCAGGTCCGGGCGCAACAGGCCCAGGTCGCGGCAGCGCAGGCGGTGCTGGAGCAGGCCGACTGGAAACTGGCGCAAAAAAACGTCACGGCGACCCGCAGCGGACTGGTGTTCGATACCATGTACCGTGAAGGCGAATGGGTGGCGGCCGGCAGTCCGGTACTGCGCATGCTGCCGCCCGAGAATGTGAAGATCCGCTTTTTCGTGCCCGAAACCGTGCTGGGGCGGCTGCAGGTGAACCAGGCGGTGACGCTCGGCTGCGACGGTTGCCAGGCGAACGTCGCGGCGCACATTTCCTACATCTCGACCGAATCCGAATATAACCCGCCGATCATCTACAGCAACCAGTCGCGCGCCAAGCTGGTCTACATGATAGAAGCGCGCCCGGCGCCGGCCGACGCCCTCAAGCTGCATCCCGGGCAGCCGCTGGAAGTGAGGCTGCCATGA
- a CDS encoding TetR/AcrR family transcriptional regulator encodes MTKPASMRGRPLASDRDPREKLLDTATLLFSSQGVAATTVAAIARQAGVTPAMVHYYFKNRDQLIEAVVDERLCLFVNSIWDPVTGNEAPEQMIMGIVERMIATTEIMPWIPALWVREVLSDGGELRERMVQRVPLAKLARFAENVGRSQRAGAINPGLEPALIFISVLGLTMLPLAMARTLKNGPMPPPPLNQVALLDKDVLKRHVTALLLHGLALPAASSTLHSDPHTDE; translated from the coding sequence ATGACCAAACCAGCCTCAATGCGCGGCCGGCCCCTGGCTTCAGACCGGGACCCGCGCGAAAAACTGCTCGATACCGCTACATTGCTGTTCTCGTCGCAAGGCGTCGCGGCAACCACGGTGGCGGCGATTGCACGCCAGGCCGGCGTTACTCCCGCCATGGTGCATTACTACTTCAAGAACCGCGATCAGCTGATCGAGGCCGTGGTCGATGAGCGGCTGTGCCTGTTCGTCAACAGCATCTGGGATCCGGTCACAGGCAACGAGGCGCCGGAACAGATGATCATGGGCATCGTCGAGCGCATGATCGCGACCACTGAAATCATGCCGTGGATACCAGCCTTGTGGGTGCGCGAAGTCCTGAGCGACGGCGGCGAGCTGCGGGAGCGCATGGTGCAGCGGGTGCCGCTGGCCAAGCTGGCCCGCTTCGCCGAGAACGTCGGCCGCAGCCAGCGGGCGGGAGCCATCAACCCGGGGCTGGAGCCGGCCCTGATCTTTATTTCGGTGCTCGGCCTGACGATGCTGCCGCTGGCGATGGCGCGCACCTTGAAGAACGGTCCCATGCCGCCGCCGCCCCTGAACCAGGTGGCGCTGCTGGACAAGGACGTGCTGAAGCGGCATGTCACGGCGCTGCTGCTGCACGGGCTGGCGCTGCCCGCCGCGTCATCTACCTTGCATAGCGATCCGCACACCGACGAATAG